The Natator depressus isolate rNatDep1 chromosome 23, rNatDep2.hap1, whole genome shotgun sequence sequence caagtccccctACATCctgtgtccctccctccccccgccccacaccacacacacaccccatgtccCCCCAAGTCCCCCTATACCccatgtccctccctccccccgccccacaccacacacacaccccgtgtcCCCCCAAGTCCCCCTACATCccgtgtccctccctccccccgccccacaccacacacacaccatgtgtcCCCCCAAGTCCCCCTACACCccgtgtccctccctccccccgccccacaccacaCACCCCCCGTGTCTGCCCAGCCCCAGGAGGCCTCGGCCTGCCCACGTGCCTCTGAGCTGCTCGTGGAGCGGGGCAGGTGGGGCAGGTTTGTACCCGCCCCCCGCCCGCTCCAGCAGGCCGCAGCCTGGCCCCAGAGCCTGGCGGGCGCTGTGGGGCGCGGGCTCATGGCCACGGGCCCATCTGGCCCCGGATGCCTTTGTGGTCCTGTCCCGCCCCGGTCTCCCGCCAGGTCTCCCCCAGCGTCACTGTCATGCCCCCCGGGCAGCGCCAGGGTCCCGGGTCCCGCCCCCAGGCCCGGCCCCCAGGGGTCCCTTCGGGCGCCGGTGGGGCCGCAATGGGGGGGGCGACCAGGTCTAGGGGCCCTGCATGAGGGGCGCCTCCCCCACACAGacccagccccactgcccggggggggggctgagctggggccCCACCAGGCGGCCCCTGGGGCGGGGTTGCGAATATGCAAATATTCAGATATGCCGATAAGGTGCAACCAGACCAAGTGTTAATCGGGGTGAATTAATTACACATGCAAATGAGGCGAGGCCCGGCGGTGCCACCAGTTACAGGTTAAACGAGCTCGGATCCCACTATGCAAATGAGGCCGATTGTCCACATGCAAATTAGCGGCAATGACGCAGTGGGTGGGGCCCAAACCGGCCCCGGCAACGCCACAAAATATGCATCTTAGCTCGAGATGCAAATTAGCCGCACAATGCAATTGTATGCAAACTGCACGGCGTGCAGCCCCGGGCAGCGCGCGCTGACTGGCCGGGGCCCGCGCGCCTCCCCTGCCTCCGGACAGCCGGACGCAGGGCCCGTCCCACGCGGGCCCCGCCCCCATGTCCAATCAGCGGCGAGATGTTTACATAACAGGGCAGATGGGCGGGGCGTAGAGGACGGGCGGGAGGCACCTCGATGGACACGCCTCGTCCTCAATACGCATGCGCAGCAACCGTAGGTCCACCGCCTAGGTCTCTAAAATGGCGGCGGGATGGAAACAGCGCGCGTGCGCAACACGCGCGAGAAGGCCTGGTGTCCGCGATGCGCATGCGTTTCCCTCTCTACGCCGGAAGCCACTGCTGGAGCGGAGCGGCGGGCTGGGCAAGACAGCGCATGCGCTGGAGGGCGAGCGCCCGCCGCCATTGGCCGGCGCCGCCGCTCTACGCCGGAAGCAGGGCTAGAGCGGCGGTCGGGGCCGGAGTACAAAAGCTGCGCGCATGCGTGGCTCCCTTCTCTTTGCCGCACGGCGAGGTGAGCGCGTGTCCGGGCTGGGAGTCCTGGGAGGGACCCGCGGGTGGGACCCACAATTCCCCGCGGCGCGGCCCCGACACTGCCCCCCCGACACCCCCTTGCGGCGcgaccccagccccctccccccgccgtcTCTGATCCGGTCTCTGCGTCTCTCTAGACCCTGCCCCGGAGCCGCCATGGGCCGCCGCCCCGCGCGCTggtgagtgggggggctgggggggagccggggtgtgtgtgggggggtgtcccgCGAGGGGGGGgcccggggtgtgtgtgggggggtgtcccgCGAGGGGGGggcccggggtgtgtgtgtgggggtgtcccGCGAGGGGGGGgcccggggtgtgtgtgggggggtgtcccgCGAGGGGGGGgcccggggtgtgtgtgggggggtgtcccgCGAGGGGGGGgcccggggtgtgtgtgggggggtgtcccgCGAGGGGGGGgcccggggtgtgtgtgggggggtgtcccgCGAGGGGGGGgcccggggtgtgtgtgggggggtgtcccgCGAGGGGGGGTGTCCCGCGGGGGGGGGGCCCCGTCTCaccgtcctctccctccccagctacCGGTACTGCAAGAACAAGCCCTACCCCAAGTCCCGCTTCTGCAGGGGCGTCCCCGGTGAGTCTCCCCCCGCGTGTTGCTGGGcccacgggggcgggggggagacagGGCCGGGCCTGGGGgccgtggggggggagggggttgtgtggGGCCCTCAGGAAATGATGTCATGCTATTAGTAAAGACCTGGGGGTTCTGCCaggcctccttcctgtgggtttGGGGGGGTCTCTGCCAGCTTGGACACCCCGGGGAAGGGGCCCTGCCTGGTCCAGGAACACCTGAGGATGAGACCCCAGGGCCTGCTCTGGCTCATAGGGGGTCCCCTTCTCAcctatctcccccaccccccagatgcCAAGATCCGCATCTTCGACCTGGGCCGGAAGAAGGCCAAGGTGGACGAGTTCCCCCTTTGTGGCCACATGGTGTCCGATGAATATGAGCAGCTCTCCTCTGAAGGTGAGGGGGCGGCTGGGGCCTTGTCTGGGAGGTGGGGGCTTGTTCGGGGGCGGTGCTTGTCCAGGGGGTGGAAAGAGAGGGGTGGGGTCAATAAACCTGCCAGGAAGATCCCAGCTGAGGGGCTGCTGGTTGGGGGCCCTCTTGTTCCCCTCCTGAGTTCACTCTGTCGTCCCCCCCCAGCGCTGGAGGCCGCCCGGATCTGTGCCAACAAGtacatggtgaagagctgtgggAAGGATGGGTTCCACATCCGCGTGCGCTTGCACCCCTTCCATGTCATCCGCATCAACAAGATGTTGTCCTGCGCTGGTGCCGACAGGTGGGGGGAAcgtgaggggcagggaggggtcctCGCAGCCCACTAAGCCGACCGGCCCGCCTGCCGTGGGGGCCCGGTGTGCAATGGCTGCACACAGCACCCCCCCTGGTTGTGTACGTGCTCCGTGCCCTGTATGGAGCACCTTAAGGGACCGCGGGGACATAGACTCAAGGGGcgtttgggaggggtggggggcagtggatGTGGGGGGTGACACCCTAAGGGACTGTaggaatgggggggggcagtgacctAAGGGGACATGTTTGGAGGAGTGTGGGGATGATTCTCTTCGTGCTCagggggtgtttggggggggtGTGACTGAGGGTGGGGCATGTGGGGGGCATTTGTAGGGGTAGGGGATGTGGGCGCAGGGCCCTTTGGCcgtgcctcctccccccccaagctCATGCCCCATGGGTCCTGGCAGGCTGCAGACGGGAATGCGCGGCGCCTTCGGCAAGCCCCAGGGCACTGTAGCTCGGGTGCACATCGGCCAGGTCATCATGTCCATCCGCACCAAGGCCCAGAACAAGGAGCATGTGGTGGAGGCCCTGCGCAGGGCCAAGTTCAAGTTCCCCGGGCGCCAGAAGGTAACGGGGGTGGTTCtgggtgggggggctccccccAATCATGGTGGGGCTCTTTGGGGGCTGCTGGCTCCCAACCagttccagggcagggactggctggtttGGTGGGGgcctggggcctgtcccctctggggccGCCCTGCAGCCAGTTAAGCCGACTGGCCCGCCTGCCGTGGGGGCCCGGTGTGCAATGGCTGCGCACAGCACCCCCCCTGGTTGTGTACGTGCTCCGTGCCCTGTACGGAGTGCCCTAAGGGACCGTGGGGACATGGGCattggaggtgtggggggtgacACCCAAGGGACTGTGGGGACACAGCCAGTGTCCGTGGGAGACCTCCTGTGTAGCTAGCACCCCCGCTAaccactgtccctgcccccccagatcCACATCTCCAAGAAATGGGGCTTTACCAAGTTCAACGCGGACGAGTTCGAGGACATGGTGGCCGAGAAGCGGCTGCTGCCAGATGGTTGTGGTGTGAAGTACATCCCCAGCCGGGGGCCCCTGGACAAGTGGCGGGCCCTGCATGCTGCctgagcccccggctgccccccaTCCTGGGGGCCCCCCAGCAGGAATAAAAGCATTGGCCTCTAATGCCCACCTGTGTGTGCTgcggggcacagctgggggggaTCCCAGAGCCACAGCCCTCCCCCTTCTTTTGggggcagcatggggcaggaTGAGCTGCAGCGGGGGCGGTGAATgcctggctggggggaggcagggcagggccctgAGTAACTCAACTCTGGTGCTGCggcttgggggctgctgtgggacaGCTTGAGCCCCCTGCTGGATGGGGATGGAGGCAGGTCCTTGCcctgtgggctgccccctgctcacAGCTCCCGCGATGCCTGCCCGGCCAGATACAAGTTCACCTCCACGGGGTAATGGTCGCTGATCTGAAGGGCCTGTGAGGGGGAGTGTTAAATTGCTGGGGGGTTAAGGGGTGcgcacccctctgccctccccaaaCTAGAAGAGAACCCATGagccctcattcccagcccctgctgctctaactcaccagaccccgctcccctcccagagccagggagagaacccaggagtccttggtCCCATTCTTCCCTGGCCTGtaacccactcccctcctaggAGTTGTGGGCCTACCCACTTATGTCTCGGTTCTGGATGCTATCTGAGGGCGAGTGACACCtctgtcctccctccctcctggtgaGGGTCCCTGtctctgctcccttcctccccccttgtGCCCAGGGCTGGTAGGGGTGTCATTCCCTGATGCCAGGGTCCCCTCTCACCTCCTCCTCCGACAGCCCCAGGCTCCTGGCGAAGTTGTAGGGTTTGGCTGAGCCAGGCACCACAGCTCTGAGCAGCTCATCCCCCTGGACCACgatcctggggggcagagagggggtgaggggggagctgTCCCTTAACCTGCCCCTTCCCTCTGGCCTGCACCAGTGCCAGAGCAATCCCAAGGTTGGGGGCTGCAGTGTGGAGAGAGGCAGCCTCTCCCCAACCCGTGCTCCTTTCCCCCAGAGGTTAACTGATCACCTTTGCCAggggctctctgctcccccagtTCTCCCTGCTATGTGGGGACCCCCACCTGCTGTGGGGAGCCagtcccccccccatccccatgctggTCCCCCCAGGCTACCCTAGTACCTGTCGTAGGCGCAGTGGGTCCGGGCTCGCACTGTGGTATTGACGCCATCCCCGATCAGCCAGTGGAAGCGGGGATCCCAGCGCAGCCGGATGGACCCCCAGGCATTGTGGGGGACATAGGCCCCCCCTGCATTTAAGTCCCCCAGCACCATCACGTTCTGGGGGGGAGAGAGCAAGATGGGAATCCGGTCACCTGGGTCCTGTTCCCCTTCACCCCCAGCGTATGGGAGCTGCGGTGGAACTGTCCCGGATGCCTGGCTCCCCATGGTGctgtccccccacctccattctctttctccttccctcccagctgCCTGGGTCCCATGGGTTCCCCCATACCTGAGTTCCCCAGCGCTGGCTCAGTTCCTGGCAGACCCGGTGGAGCTGATCGATCTCATGGGGCGCATCCCGGGGGCTGACATGATGTGAGAGCAGCACAAAGTCCTTGATGGCTGTGGGGGGATGTTAGTGGGGGATACCTGATGCCCCagctcttccctcctcctctcctccccccccatgggGCATCACAAAGCTGCAGAGGGattgggggaggaagaggtggatggtgtgggggggggcacggggaggggaCCCACCTGTGCTAGGCACATGGAAGCGGGCGGCAAAGGGCCCCCGGGCAAAGTCTCCAGCCTCCCCAAACTGGTACCAATCCGTGACTGTCACCAGGTCCGCCCTGCGGGAGAGCACAACAGGGTCAGGGCTGCCCCAGGGTGGGGAATGAGGCACAGGGCTTTCcccctagggcaggggttctcagactggtGGTAGGGACCcttcagggggttgcaaggttattacctgggggtcgtgagctgtcagcttccaccccaaaccccgctttgtctgcagcatttttaatggtgttctaaattaaacacactttttttatatatttggggCAGGGGTCGCActtagaggcttgctgtgtgaaaggcgtcaccaggacaaaagtttgagaaccactgcgctaGAGGGCACcagctctgatctggccccaccgtggggactggctggctcggggggggacacaggcctgccggggggtggggagggggagttacCGATACAGGAAGACGATCTGCTCCTTGTAGGTCCCGCGGCCAagtctccggctgcccagctggGCGTAGCTGTGGGATGGATCGTACCTGCCCCGGGGAGAGTGGGGAACATCAGCGTGCTCACGCCTCCCTCTCCTGGgtggacccaggagtcctggttcccagagacccccccagcgctggggtggggggggggacccaggggCCTGGCTGGCCCAGTACCTGTTCAGCTCCCGCAGCAGGGCCTGCATGGCGTCACCCTTCACGTCCCGGACCTCCTGCACGGCAGCGATGTCACAGCGTGCCAGGATCTGCAAAGAGACGCCTGCTCAGTGTGGGGAGCTGGCACTGTCTGGTCTCCCCCAGTGCCCGCCCCCTGGGCTgagtccagccagtccccccaccccctgagtgGGCACCTGCACGAGTGCGCCCATCACCCAGGTGTTGCCCGATTTGGCCTCCCCGAAGCCGTGTGCGTTGAAGGCACAGATCTTGAAGCCGGCGCCGGCCAGGCGTAGCccgagcagcagcagggccagtgGGTGCATTgttgggctggggggagcagcagccaggcagGGACGAGGCCTGGTGGGTCTGGGTCCAGGCTGGGGCGGCCCTGCCCGCGGCTGCTTGTTTGCTGCTGAGTCAGCAGCTGGGGCACGGGGCCCTTTGTCCGGCTGAGCCTGACACGTGCAGGGCAGAGAACACCCTGGGCTGGGCCAGTGTCCCTCGTGCTGGGCCATACagagaacacaggagtcctggctcctgaccccaccccactcccctcccagagccagggagagaacccaggcgtcctgctctaaccactagtaaCCCCTCCCCAAGCCAGAGAGGGAGGCAGACCCTGGCTGGCCCCCAGGTGgcttgtggggtgaggagaggaGTCAGTGCCAGCTGGCTGGCCTGGGGGTCTCCAGCCCCCTCCATCCTGGTCCCAGTGGGCCCCCATTGGCCCTGGGCCTCGCTAGCTGCCTGCTACAAGGTGTCCCCATCAGCCCTACTTGCATTTGGTGCCCTGCCACCCCCCGATGCCCCTCCAGGACCCCAGCCTGGGGGGTGAGTGGGGTACGGGGACTTCGCTCATTGTACCCTGAGGATGAAAGGGACAGGAAACCTGTTGGCGAGGTAGACCCCAAAGGGTTAAACTAGGCACCAGCTGCGGGGGGATCCCCTGTATGCCTGGCCTCCACCCCCCAACTCCAGAGGAGGCTGCATCTCAGCCCGAGTAAGGGATCCATGGatgcccagcccctgcaccccacctcaGAGGGGGCATATTTCCATGCCACATGGTGGGGGGTCCCCGTATAACGCCCCCCCACACcaaccccagaagtggctgcatctaaGCCCAGGCAAGGGCTCCCCAGATAtctagccctgccccaccccagaggtggctgcagtgtGGGGGCCAGGGGGTCACACTGGAGGCCAGAACCAACTGGACCTGCTCTGTCTGAGCTGGGGCCGGCCGGTGTCACGACGCTGCTTTTGCCCGGCGGGTTGTACCAAGGCCGTGCCCTGCTCTGGGGGAACTGCCAGTCTGggccggatgcctgggttctcctgGGGCTCGCTTgtcactcacctgcagcttgtgTTAATTAATTGAAAGAGATTCGCGTCCATCCTCTCATGCCTGGTTCGGGCTCCCCCAGGTTGTCCTGCCCTTAGgctggcagccccattgctgtgTTCTGAGTTTGGGCAACACCTGGCTCCGCTGGGGCCTGCCACGCTGCACCCGAATCACTGTCGCCTGCTGGTGCAGTGACAGCTGGCACTGAGTGCACGGGAATCCCCATGCTGACACCAACCAGGTgcgtgggcagggctgggagcccggcTCACAGAGAGGGGTTAGAGCTGGAAGAGATGGAGAGCAGGGGGATAGGCCAGCTGCCAGCAGGAGTGATTCCAAAGGCGGGGTCCGGTCAGCGAGGACAAGGAGTGACTTGGGGCGGGGACCTAGGTTAGGGGGCCATACTGCCACGAgtgggggggcagatgggggggcaGGCTAGGGGGTTGTACAGCCACGAGTGGGGGGGGCAGGCTAGGGGGCCGTACAGCCGTGGGGGGTGGATGGTGGGGCAGGCTCGGGGGCTGTACAGCCATGAGTGGGGGGGCAGGCTAGGGGGCCGTACAGCCGTGGGGGGTGGATGGTGGGGCAGTCTCGGGGGCTGTACAGCCACGAgtgggggggcagatgggggggggcATGCTCGGGGGCTGTACAGCCACGAGtggggggggcagatgggggggcaGGCTAGGGGGCTGTACAGCCACGAgtgggggggcagatgggggggcaGGCTAGGGGCCGTACAGCCACGAGGGGGGGGCAGACAGTGACTGGGGACGTGGTCTGCATCCCTTTGCGTAGCACGGGCGCGGGGGCTCAGCCCATGGCATGAACAGGCGCAGGCTTCGAGCAAACCGGCGGCTGTGTGTCCTCCCGCGCCGCAcggttaacctgtggaactcgctgcCGCTGCATGTTGCGGAGGCCAGAGTGCAACAGGGTCGGTCAGTCCCCGGCGGCTGCCAGCCCCTGCTTGAGGGTCCCTGAGCCGGGGTCCCTGCTGCGGCGCTGGCGGGAGCCGGACGGGGCCCACACTGGGGTgtcggggggcggggctgggagcccgaACTCCTAGGTTCTGTCCCTGGGCCCAGCCCAGGCCCCGCCTCTCGGCTTGAGGGGGCGGGGCACAGAGCGGCCCTAGCTCAGCCCCGCCCCGTCCCGCCCGCTCTCTGCTGCCACCTTGTGGCCTCCGCCCGAGAGGCGCATGCGCAGGGGGAGCCGTGCAAAGGCCCCCCATTGGCTGGCGCTGGGTCCTGGGCCGGGCGCCGGCCAATGGCGGAGGAGGGCGGGGTATAAAGGCAGGCGCGGGCGGGGCTCAGTCCGGGATGGCGGGACCCGGGCGCGCCTGCTCTGGTTTGTgctgggacccaggcgtccgaggGGAGGGGCTAGCTGGGGGGACGCGGACTGAGTGGTCTTGTCTCCCTGCAGGTGTCGCCCTGCCGCGCCCCCCCCCAATCTGCGCCCCCCCGGGCACGGGCTGCCGCGCCGCCGCCCCCCCATCTGCGCCCCCCCCTTCCCGGGCACGGGCTGCcgcgccgccgccccccccatctgcgccccccccccccgccggcacgGGCTGCCGCGCCGCCCCCCTATCTGCACCCCCCGGGGCCACGTTGTTAATGGACCAGTCACAGTTGGCCCTTCGCTTCTGTcccggctccccacccccattgggaagcagcagcagggaccCCCCCAAACCTAGCAAACAGCCCTGCCCAGGTTAAACAGCAACCAGGAAATGTCTGGAAGTACCTGGAGGGgtttacaaaaagaacaggaggacttgtggcaccttagagactaaccgatttatttgagcataagctttcgtgagctacggctcacttcgaGGGGGAGCCTGTTAGTCTGGACCCACAAGAACAGCCAGGCAGCGGAAGaaggggtttttttacccacgaaagcttttgctcaaactCCTCACTGTTTTTATGGAGGGGTTTAGTTGctctgtcactttaaaaaaacccacccccctcTGGTGGCATTTGAACCCGTATCCGCTGCCCCTCCAGCCGAACGCTCTGGGCAGGCAGGCCCAGGACCTGGGGGGATGGACTCCAGCTGATCGGGTAACATCCCCTGGCCTCACGCCTGGGAACGCTGCCGGTTCTGTATTTGCTGCAGTGAGTTTCAGGTCTGAGATGAGCAGTTTCTGCATCTTCTGTAGGGGGGGGAAATCCAGGCATCTGAGTAAAGGCCTCTGCTGATCGGAGAGTCCTGCAGGTGGGTTTAGACTCCAGCCCCTCGGTCTGGTGTCCCCCAAGATCCATGCGCCCGGCAGCGCTGCGTGGGGAGGTCAGACCCAGCCCTCCAGCCCGGCCAGCAGCATAGCCAGGGGCAGCAGTGCTGGGCCGGCCGGCCAGCGCCCCCTCGAGGCTGCGTTCAGTTCCAGTTGCACCTCCACCGGGTAATGGTCACTGACCTCCAGCgcctggggccggggatgaggagacagggtcagggggtggggggtgtgctAGAGATCCCCTGGCTCTGTATCTATGTGCGCTGCTGGCATTCCCAGgccgctgccctgccctgcaggcgGTTCCCCTCCGGCCGGGAGCGCTGGGGGCTAGGCTGCAGACTGAGCCTGACTCACCTGCCGGCCCAGACCGGCCACAACGCCGGAGAGTTGTGAGCCTTGTGCTGACAGACAAAGGTCTGCCCTCCTCGCAGCACAGAgacctgccccgcccccggtgcCCAGCTGTAGAAACTCCCCTGcggcccgccccccccgcccagatCTGCACTGCGCGGGTTGAGTGGGCATCTCTCATGCCAGGGCAGGTTTTCCCACCTTGGCCATCTTGGCAGCTCTTCTctgacacacacccccctccccagacagGGGCATTACCTTGGTCTCCGTGAGCCCGAATGTGCCGGGGAAGTCGAAGGGCTGGGCTGAGCCGGGCACCACCAGCCCCAGGCAGCGCTCCCCATGCACCACGATCctgcggggggggagagggaaggggattACAGCTCCCAGCATCTCCAGAGCACCACCCCCCCCCGCAGGGAAGCCTGGGTCCCACCTGTCGTAGGCGCAGTGCGTGCTGTTCCGCACAGTTGTGTCGGCAGCGTCTCCGATTAGCCAGTGGAAGCTGGGCTCGCGCCGCAGCCGGATCTGGCCCCAGCGCTTCTTGGCCACGTAACCGCAGTCGGCATTAAAGTCCCCCAGAAACATGACgtcctgggggtgggaagagacagcATCATCTGGGTTCGGGAGGGGTGGCTAGGagccccaggactcctggattccatTCTCACAGTGTTGTCTGTgccccctggccagccccctCCTCACCTCCGTCCCCCAGCGGGCCTGGACATCCAGGAAGACATCGTAGAGTGCATCGATCTCCGTCTCTGCCTTCTTGGGCACGGTGTGCTGGGGGACAAGCACCAGGGTGGGGAGCGCTGGGGCGCAGAGAAAGGAAGAGTAACTACAGGGTAGAGAACGCAagcgtcctggctcccaacccctcccaccagacccctccccccggaTCCCAGCAGAAcgcaggcatcctggctcccaacccctccccccggaTCCCAGCAGAActcaggtgtcctggctcccaaaccccactctcctcccagcagAACCCAAGCATCCTgcctcccaacccctccccccggactccactcctctcccagcagaacccaggtgtcctggcacaCACTCACCTTTGCTGGGCAGGCTGAAGCGCCCGACAAAGGGTTCGCGGGCAAAGGCATCTGGTCTGGCAGGGTTCTTGTCCAGGTACACGTAGGAGTCAAGGAGCTGGGTGCGGCCGGACCTGCAGGTAAGGGGCAGGCTTAGAGTGGGGgttcagggtggggtgtgggggcacGTGTGCTGGATCCCTCCACTCTGGCGCGTTGATTTTACTCATCGATTTTTCTACGGCAGACGTTGGCTGCACCGCAGTTCCAAGTCGTGGGGTGACGATTCGTGTCCTTTCACCTGTGCTTTGGTCATGCTGTGTGTGGCGGGGGCTGGATTGGACCGCATGGGCAGCCGCTCTGATTCAGCCAGCGAACCCAACGCCCTGAAACTTGCAGGAGCTGGAAGGAAAATGGCTTCTTGCGAAGTGACGCGCCTGGCTTTGTTCCGCAGCGGTCGTGGTGGGACCAGAGTGTTTCTGCTCCCCCGGCCTGCGCACCCCCCCCAGCCCGCAGTCCCAGACCAGCCTCCCGGGTGCCCGTGGAACAGGAACTGAGCTGAACGCAGTGAAACAAGGAactgggtccctgcagcccaggccctgggtccctGCGCTGTGGGCCAGGCCCTGGTGGCCCGTCGAAGGGCAGCTCACTGGTGCCGTGTCTGAGCTAAGCGCCTTTGGTCGGTGACAGGCCAGGCCGAGGGCGTCACATTGCCCTGGAGCCACACTCACCGGTACACGAAGACGTAGCGCTCCTGGTAATTCCCAGCTCCCAGCAGTGGGCTGCTCAGGGCTGTGTAGGAGTCGGGGCCTGCGgatctgggggcaggagggaacagGGTGAGGGGGATCCCAGCGGTGACCCTCCATCCCGTCCCACCTACGCCCCTGCCCCCACATAACCCACCTGTGCAGGGCGCTGATGAGTGCGGGCACGGCCTGCCCCTGGGCATCCATCACCTCCTGCAGCACCGCAATGTCACAGCGAGAGATAATCTGTGCGGGTGGAGCTTAT is a genomic window containing:
- the RPL10 gene encoding large ribosomal subunit protein uL16 yields the protein MGRRPARCYRYCKNKPYPKSRFCRGVPDAKIRIFDLGRKKAKVDEFPLCGHMVSDEYEQLSSEALEAARICANKYMVKSCGKDGFHIRVRLHPFHVIRINKMLSCAGADRLQTGMRGAFGKPQGTVARVHIGQVIMSIRTKAQNKEHVVEALRRAKFKFPGRQKIHISKKWGFTKFNADEFEDMVAEKRLLPDGCGVKYIPSRGPLDKWRALHAA
- the LOC141976476 gene encoding deoxyribonuclease-1-like 1, whose product is MHPLALLLLGLRLAGAGFKICAFNAHGFGEAKSGNTWVMGALVQILARCDIAAVQEVRDVKGDAMQALLRELNRYDPSHSYAQLGSRRLGRGTYKEQIVFLYRADLVTVTDWYQFGEAGDFARGPFAARFHVPSTAIKDFVLLSHHVSPRDAPHEIDQLHRVCQELSQRWGTQNVMVLGDLNAGGAYVPHNAWGSIRLRWDPRFHWLIGDGVNTTVRARTHCAYDRIVVQGDELLRAVVPGSAKPYNFARSLGLSEEEALQISDHYPVEVNLYLAGQASREL
- the LOC141976747 gene encoding deoxyribonuclease-1-like 1, with protein sequence MGLSPHCLCALLLLLCPAGAPFRICAFNLQRFAGPKAAKVAVMDTLVKIISRCDIAVLQEVMDAQGQAVPALISALHRSAGPDSYTALSSPLLGAGNYQERYVFVYRSGRTQLLDSYVYLDKNPARPDAFAREPFVGRFSLPSKALPTLVLVPQHTVPKKAETEIDALYDVFLDVQARWGTEDVMFLGDFNADCGYVAKKRWGQIRLRREPSFHWLIGDAADTTVRNSTHCAYDRIVVHGERCLGLVVPGSAQPFDFPGTFGLTETKALEVSDHYPVEVQLELNAASRGRWPAGPALLPLAMLLAGLEGWV